In the genome of Pusillimonas sp. T7-7, the window CTGCCAGCGGAACGAACCCGCATGGCCTGATCAAAGAAAACCCCTATACCGCACAGGCCCTGTTTTAGGGTAAAACCCTGAAGTCGCTACACAATGATCTAATGTTGGGGAAATAATGCGTAATACCTGGTTTACCAAAGTCCTGTTGGCTGCCTCTGTGGCCGGCATGTTTGCCGCCGCTCCTACACTGGCCGAAACCAAGCTGAAGATGGCCTATGCGCTGTCGACCAGCTCACATTACGGCGCAGGCGCCGACGCTTTTGCCAAGGCCATTGAAAGCTCCAGCAATGGCGAGTTCAAGCTCGAGCAGTTTCCCAATAGCGCCCTGGGCGGCGAACGCGAAGTCATTGAAGGGCTGCAGCTGGGCACCATCGACCTGGCCATTGTGTCGACGGGCGCCACGCTGAACTTCGTGCCTAAAACAGGCGTATTCGATATTCCCTTCCTGTTCCGCGACCTGGCCCATGCCCGCAAGGTGCTTGACGGTGAGATCGGCCAGCAAATGCTGACCGAATTTCCCAAGCGCGGCATTGTTGCCCTGGCCTGGGGCGAGCAAGGTTTCCGTCACCTCACCAATAATGTGCGCCCGGTCCATACGCCCGAAGATGCCAAGGGCTTGAAGGTTCGTACTACCGAAAACCCCATCCACATCGCCGCCTTCCGTGAAATTGGCATTCTGGCTACGCCCATGGCCTGGCCCGAAGTCGCCACTGCCCTGCAGCAAGGCACTATCGACGGCCAGGAAAACCCCTTGTCCGTGATCGTGTCGGCCAAGCTGCCTCAGTTGCAAAAGTATCTGTCGCTGACCGCGCACGTATACGGTCCCGCCCTGGTGTTGATGTCACCCAACGTCTACGACGGCTTGTCTGACGCCGACAAAGAAAAGTTCAAGCAGGCTGGTCACGAGTCGGCCATGGCCATGCGCAAGTATGTTGACGATATCGAAGCCAGTGGCGTCGAGGCCGTCAAGAAGGAAGGCATGCAGGTCAACACGGTTGATCACGCAGCATTCGTGAAAGCCGTGCAGCCGGTGTACCCGCAATACTACAAGCAGTTCGGCAAAGAGCTGGTTGAGTCCATTCAAAACACAAAGTAAATCCTGGAGCATCAGTGTCTTGCCAGCTTGAATCAATCAGGCAAGACACGACATGAGCGCCAAGACCAGGGCTGGCTAAATGCCAGCCTTTGTCATTTTTCGGCGCATTTTGCTTGCAGGCGCCAGGCACGACACATACAGGACAAGTCAGTGACAGTTTTCCGCTTTCTGGATCGATCCCTTTTTCGGCTGGTTTCGATTGTTACCCAGCTATTGATTCTTTCGGCCGTCGCCGCCGGCTTCTACCAGGTGATCGCGCGCTTCGTGTTGGAGTCGCCGGCCGATTGGAGCGAGGCCTGGACACGAGCCTCCCTTATCTGGACGGTGATGCTGGGTGTTGCACTGGCCTTCAGGCAAGGCGCCATGCTGAGCGTAGAGATGCTGCACAGCTTTCTTGGGCCGCGCAACAAGCGCTGGCTGGAGCACGTGATTCTGGTCATATGCGTGGCCTTTCTGGGCTTTATGGCCTGGGCGGGCGGCCAGATGACGTGGCGGGTGCGTTTTCAGACCATGCCCAGTCTCGAGTTTTCCATTTCATGGGTGTATATCTCCATACCCATAGGCATGGTGCTGGCCATATTGGCTGTCGTGGCCTTTTGGGCGGAAGGTCCGCGCAAAGCCATTGTCGACGACACCGTCATTTGATGCTGCGCTCAGCGCAAGCAACAACACTATTCATAATGAACAAAACCGGGTGAAACCATGCCGCAGTTGATGGTTATTTCAATGTTGCTGTTTTTTGCGCTGTCGGTGCCGGTGGCGGTTGCCATCGGCCTGGCCAGCATGCTGGGTGTTGCCTACGACGGCATGACCTGGCTGGTGATCGCGCAGCAAATTTACGCGGCGCTCGACAAGTATCCGCTGGTCGCCGTGCCTTTCTTCATCCTTGCCGGCAATCTGATGGAGGCGGGCGGAATCTCTGAGCGCATGGTCGATTTCGCCAAGAGCGTCGTGGGCGGCATGCAGGGTGGTTTGGCGTGCAGCTGCGTGCTGACATGCATGATCTTCGCCGCTGTGGCCGGATCCAGTGTGGCCACGACATTCGCCGTGGGCGCCATCCTTATTCCGGCCATGGTCAAGCACGGCTATCCCAAGCCTTTTTCCGCATCACTGCAAGCTTCCGCAGCTGAGCTGGGCGTGATTATCCCTCCGTCAATCCCGATGATTCTGTTTGCGGTGTCCACCGATACGTCAGTAGGCGAGCTGTTTATCGCGGGTATAGGCCCGGGGCTGCTGATAGCGGGCGCTCTGATGATTTACGTATGGGTATACGCACGCAGGCATGGCTACGGCAAGCAGGACGGCGCCGATCGTCTGCCGCTATGGCCCGCCTTCAAGCGCGCCTGGCTGGCCTTGCTGATGCCGGGCATCATTCTTGGCGGTATTTATGGCGGGATATTCACGCCTACCGAGGCATCGGCGGTTGCGGTTGTATATGCCTTGATTGTCGGCATCTTCGTTTATCGTCGTTTAACGTTCAGCACTTTGTCGAAAACGCTACATAGATCAGTTGTTTCTACCGCAGTCATCATGTTTGTGATAGCCAATGCGGGCGTCTTCGGCTTTCTGCTTAATCGCGCAGGCATTCCGTCGGCCTTGGGCCAATGGTTGGGCATGGTTTTCAGCGATAAGTACACTTTCCTGATGGGCGTGAACGTAGCGCTTTTCTTTATCGGAATGTTCATTGAAACCTCAGCCTCCATCGTGGTGCTGGCCCCCTTGCTGCTGCCGGTTGCCATGCAATTCGGCGTGGATCCCGCCCACTTCGGGGTGCTGATGGTGGTCAATCTGGCCTTGGGTATGGTGACGCCTCCTTTCGGCGTGAACCTGTTTGCCGCCTGCGCGGTGGCGAATCTACCGATAGAACGGTTGGTGAAGTCGTTGCTGCCGTTCGTGGCGGTGGTGCTGGGGTGCTTGCTGATTATCACTTACGTGCCTGAGATTTCGCTGTTCTTCAAGGAACTGGCGTACGGGTAGACCGTTTACTGGTTTATTGTTTCTTGCGCGCTACGGGCGTCTGGCTCAGGGCAGACACCCGGCACACGTCATAGAACCAGCAAGACGTTTCTTAAGCACACAGACCAAGTAAAAAGCGGCGCCCAAAACAGGCGCCGCTGGCTATGGCTACAAGCAGATCCTTCTGCCTGCCCCATCACTTAAAACGGCGGATCGTCATCCCCGGATGCCGTCACCGGCGCAGCCTTTACCGCTTTCTTCACTGCAGCCTTCTTGACCGCCGTTTTCTTGGCGGCTTTTTTCGCAGGCGCCTTAGTAGCGGCCTTCTTGGCTGCTGCCTTCTTCGCAGCCGTCTTCGTTGCAGTCTTGGCCGCGGTTTTGGAAGCCGTCTTGGAAGCAGCTTTCTTGGCCGCAGTCTTTGCCCCCGCTTTCACAGGGCGCGGCTCGAACTCAAAGCCTATCTTGCCATTGGGCTGCTTCACCAAATACGCCTTGAACTTCCGGTTCGTACGACTGGAAACAAAACCCTCAAGCAAATCCGTCTTGCCCTCCGACAGCAGCTTGCTGACCTGCCCGGCTGAAATCTCTTGCTGCAGAATCATTTTGCCCGTTCGGAAATCGCAGGTCTTGTCCGGACCCACCGACTTCTCGCAGACATAATTCATACCGTGCTCATACACCTTGTGGTGGCATTTCGGACACTCGCCCACCGGGGTATGGCCCGAAAAATCTACCGGCTCGGTGTCCTCGTCGTCCTTCTGGCCGAAATCGAACTCCAGCTTGTACTCATCAGTAATACGCAGCAAAGCAGCAAACGGCCGGCCCATCTTGCTGATGAAGCCAGGTAGCGGACCCAGCTCGCGCTTGGTCAGCAGCTCTTCCACCTCGTCGATCTCGAAAGTGCGTCCGCCCGGATGCTTGCCTATCGAAAAATCACAATTCGTGCATGCATAGCGGCGGTAGTTTTCCTTGACTACGCCGCCGCATTTCGGGCAAGGCGTGCTTAGCGTGGCGTAATCGCCCGGCACGGTATCGCGCTCGTACTCCTTGGCGCGCTTGACGATTACCTGCGTCATTTGCGCAATCTCGCGCATGAAGGCATCGCGGTCCAGCTCTCGCTGCTCGATCTGCTTCAGGCGATGCTCCCACTCACCCGTCAGCTCCGGAGACGTCAGCTCATTGACCCCCAGGCCGGACAGCAGCGTCATTAGTTGACGTGCTTTGGCGCTGGGTATCAGGTCGCGGCCTTCTCGACGCAAATAGCCTTCGTTGAGCAAACCCTCGATAATCGCCGCACGTGTTGCCGGCGTGCCCAGGCCGCGCTCGGACATGGCCTCGCGCAGCGCCTCGTCGTCGACCAGCTTGCCTGCGCCTTCCATGGCTGACAGCAGCGTAGCTTCATTGAAGTGCGCGGGCGGCTTGGTGGCCAGGCCCTTGGCCTCGACCTCGTCTGTCTTGACGGTTTCGCCTTCGGATACGGCAATCAGCGTCGTATCGTCGCCTTGTGCCTCGCGGCCATAAATGGCCAGCCAGCCCGGAGCAATCAAGACCTTGCCTTCGGTCTTGAAATGATGGCCGGACACCTCGGTAATACGCGTGGTGATCCGGAATTCTGCTGCCGGGAAAAAGACCGCCAGAAAACGACGCGTGATCAAATCGTAGATCTTGCCTTCGGCCTCGCTCAGTTCGCGCGGAACCTGCAGGGTGGGGATAATGGCAAAGTGATCCGACACCTTCTTGTTGTCGAAAATACGCCGGTTGGGCTTGACCCACTTCTGCTTGCAGATGGTTTCTGCAAAGGGCCGTATGTTGGCTACCGCAGAGGACCCGCCTTCAGACAAGGCTTCCATGGTCTGTTGAACCGTGCTTATGTAGTCTTCCGGCAGATAGCGGGAATCAGTTCGCGGATAGGTCAGGGCCTTGTGGCGTTCGTACAGTGTCTGGGCCAGGGCCAGCGTGGTCTTGGCAGAGAATCCGAAGCGCGAGTTGGCTTCCCGCTGCAGCGAGGTCAAATCGAACAGGGCGGGCGACATCTGAGTGGATGGCTTGGACTCTTCGGTGACTTTGCCCGATTGCCCGCGGCATGCCATGACGATGGTTTGAGCTGCCGTGTTCGACCAAAGGCGCGAATCGCGTTGCTCGGGATCACGCTCATCCTTGACGAACTTGGGGTCAAACCAACGGCCTGTATAGAAGCCTGCGGCGGCTACAAAAGTAGCGTGGACTTCCCAGTAATCGCGGGACACGAATTTGCGTATGCGTTCTTCGCGCTCGTTGACGATGGCCAGGGTTGGTGTCTGGACCCGGCCTACGGGCGTCTTGAAGAATCCGCCGTCCTTGCTGTTGAAAGCCGTCATGGCGCGTGTGCCATTGATGCCTACCAGCCAGTCGGCTTCGGCGCGTGAGCGTGCTGCCGCTTCCAGCGGTTTCATGGTGTCGTCGTCGCGCAGGTTGGCAAAAGCCTCGCGTATGGCTGCTTGCGTCATTGAGCGCAGCCAGAGGCGCTTGACGGGCTTCTTGACGCCTGAGTACTGCACAATGTAGCGGAAGATAAGCTCGCCCTCGCGCCCCGCGTCGCAGGCATTGATGACCGCGTCTACGTCTTTGCGCTTGAGCAGCTTGACCAGCAGCTTGAGCCGTTCGGAAGAGCGCTTGTCGGTAGGGCCCAATTCGAACTGAGGCGGGATGACCGGCAGATGCGTGAAGCTCCATTTACCACGCACGGGATCGTTGGGCGCAACCAGGCTGAGCAGATGGCCTACGCTGGAGGCCAGCACATACTGCTCGCTTTCGAAATAGTCGCCTTCCCGGGTAAAGCCCCCCAGGGCGCGGGAAATATCCAGTGCAACCGAGGGCTTCTCGGCAATAATGAGCGTTTTAGTCATGAGTTTCCAGTAACTGCGTTTCAGCAGCAATAGCGCGGATAATACGAGGTGAGAAACGCACTATGCAAGTCCAGCCCCATAATAACCATTTGATACAGGGTCTTTTTTGGCCTGATTTCCTGCGTAAAACTGCTATTGGCCTAGCCGGTATCTTGCTTGCCAGTGCCGGTATTTGCTGGCTTGCAGCCAATTGGGAGCACGCCAGCGCCTTGCAGAAACTGGCGGGTATCCAGGTTTTGCTGGTGTTACT includes:
- a CDS encoding TRAP transporter substrate-binding protein: MRNTWFTKVLLAASVAGMFAAAPTLAETKLKMAYALSTSSHYGAGADAFAKAIESSSNGEFKLEQFPNSALGGEREVIEGLQLGTIDLAIVSTGATLNFVPKTGVFDIPFLFRDLAHARKVLDGEIGQQMLTEFPKRGIVALAWGEQGFRHLTNNVRPVHTPEDAKGLKVRTTENPIHIAAFREIGILATPMAWPEVATALQQGTIDGQENPLSVIVSAKLPQLQKYLSLTAHVYGPALVLMSPNVYDGLSDADKEKFKQAGHESAMAMRKYVDDIEASGVEAVKKEGMQVNTVDHAAFVKAVQPVYPQYYKQFGKELVESIQNTK
- a CDS encoding TRAP transporter small permease; translation: MTVFRFLDRSLFRLVSIVTQLLILSAVAAGFYQVIARFVLESPADWSEAWTRASLIWTVMLGVALAFRQGAMLSVEMLHSFLGPRNKRWLEHVILVICVAFLGFMAWAGGQMTWRVRFQTMPSLEFSISWVYISIPIGMVLAILAVVAFWAEGPRKAIVDDTVI
- a CDS encoding TRAP transporter large permease, which codes for MPQLMVISMLLFFALSVPVAVAIGLASMLGVAYDGMTWLVIAQQIYAALDKYPLVAVPFFILAGNLMEAGGISERMVDFAKSVVGGMQGGLACSCVLTCMIFAAVAGSSVATTFAVGAILIPAMVKHGYPKPFSASLQASAAELGVIIPPSIPMILFAVSTDTSVGELFIAGIGPGLLIAGALMIYVWVYARRHGYGKQDGADRLPLWPAFKRAWLALLMPGIILGGIYGGIFTPTEASAVAVVYALIVGIFVYRRLTFSTLSKTLHRSVVSTAVIMFVIANAGVFGFLLNRAGIPSALGQWLGMVFSDKYTFLMGVNVALFFIGMFIETSASIVVLAPLLLPVAMQFGVDPAHFGVLMVVNLALGMVTPPFGVNLFAACAVANLPIERLVKSLLPFVAVVLGCLLIITYVPEISLFFKELAYG
- a CDS encoding DNA topoisomerase III, which encodes MTKTLIIAEKPSVALDISRALGGFTREGDYFESEQYVLASSVGHLLSLVAPNDPVRGKWSFTHLPVIPPQFELGPTDKRSSERLKLLVKLLKRKDVDAVINACDAGREGELIFRYIVQYSGVKKPVKRLWLRSMTQAAIREAFANLRDDDTMKPLEAAARSRAEADWLVGINGTRAMTAFNSKDGGFFKTPVGRVQTPTLAIVNEREERIRKFVSRDYWEVHATFVAAAGFYTGRWFDPKFVKDERDPEQRDSRLWSNTAAQTIVMACRGQSGKVTEESKPSTQMSPALFDLTSLQREANSRFGFSAKTTLALAQTLYERHKALTYPRTDSRYLPEDYISTVQQTMEALSEGGSSAVANIRPFAETICKQKWVKPNRRIFDNKKVSDHFAIIPTLQVPRELSEAEGKIYDLITRRFLAVFFPAAEFRITTRITEVSGHHFKTEGKVLIAPGWLAIYGREAQGDDTTLIAVSEGETVKTDEVEAKGLATKPPAHFNEATLLSAMEGAGKLVDDEALREAMSERGLGTPATRAAIIEGLLNEGYLRREGRDLIPSAKARQLMTLLSGLGVNELTSPELTGEWEHRLKQIEQRELDRDAFMREIAQMTQVIVKRAKEYERDTVPGDYATLSTPCPKCGGVVKENYRRYACTNCDFSIGKHPGGRTFEIDEVEELLTKRELGPLPGFISKMGRPFAALLRITDEYKLEFDFGQKDDEDTEPVDFSGHTPVGECPKCHHKVYEHGMNYVCEKSVGPDKTCDFRTGKMILQQEISAGQVSKLLSEGKTDLLEGFVSSRTNRKFKAYLVKQPNGKIGFEFEPRPVKAGAKTAAKKAASKTASKTAAKTATKTAAKKAAAKKAATKAPAKKAAKKTAVKKAAVKKAVKAAPVTASGDDDPPF